A window of Mangifera indica cultivar Alphonso chromosome 11, CATAS_Mindica_2.1, whole genome shotgun sequence contains these coding sequences:
- the LOC123229743 gene encoding NAC domain-containing protein 17-like isoform X1, which yields MKVNADDVWPPGFRFHPTDEELVVYYLKRKICKRRIKLDIIAETDVYKWDPEELPGQSLLKTGDRQWFFFSPRDRKYPNGARSNRATRLGYWKATGKDRIITCSSRNVGLKKTLVFYRGRAPNGKRTDWVMHEYTLDEEELKRCQNIQDYYALYKVFKKSGPGPKNGEQYGALFREEDWVDDEADVTENVDPDIPTKQPNGEVYPVDSGGANDQAPSVLDDLDEMIRQLAAGDPEPQINYGFELTEVFGEEEAQSTLLNTSSREVVFPEQDRVPVSFDFTQSASSNLQLYEASEVTSAPPKNSEPVPQLCAEDFLEMDDLIGPEPTVSAVKNPVESLQCDEFDGLSEIELFHDAVMFLNDIGPIHQEMSVFGNDMLNQVDHQFQPHSVISQADQQLQQNFVVNQVDYQFQSNSVVNLLEHQVQPNFMVNQLDYQLQCGSFGIGQTSTQPWMPPHQSNIFTPAESDQGILYPATSGTLQEFTQPLAEANQTQNGQEGGGGASSWFSSSLWAFVESIPTTPASASENPLVNRAFERMSSFSRVRLNARNSDVAGPDSSVTRRQAGSSRGFLIISILGVLCAVLWMLMGSVRVLGRSIFSS from the exons ATGAAAGTGAACGCCGATGACGTTTGGCCTCCCGGCTTCAGGTTTCACCCCACCGATGAAGAGCTGGTTGTGTACTATCTCAAGAGGAAGATCTGTAAGCGGAGGATCAAGCTAGATATCATCGCTGAGACTGATGTTTATAAGTGGGATCCTGAAGAACTTCCTG gGCAATCATTGTTGAAGACAGGGGATAGGCAGTGGTTCTTCTTCAGTCCCAGGGATAGGAAGTACCCTAATGGAGCAAGGTCAAATAGGGCAACTCGACTTGGGTATTGGAAAGCCACCGGAAAGGATCGCATCATAACTTGTAGTTCTCGTAATGTTGGATTGAAGAAAACCCTCGTTTTCTATAGAGGCCGTGCACCAAATGGTAAGCGTACTGACTGGGTGATGCATGAGTATACTTTGGATGAAGAGGAACTCAAGAGGTGCCAGAATATACAG GATTATTATGCACTTTATAAGGTCTTCAAAAAAAGTGGGCCTGGTCCTAAAAATGGTGAGCAATATGGGGCACTATTTAGAGAGGAAGACTGGGTTGATGATGAAGCAGATGTTACTGAAAATGTTGATCCAGACATTCCTACAAAGCAGCCGAATGGAGAAGTTTATCCTGTTGATAGTGGGGGAGCTAATGATCAAGCACCATCTGTATTAGATGATCTTGATGAGATGATAAGACAACTCGCAGCCGGTGATCCTGAACCACAAATCAATTATGGTTTTGAATTAACTGAG GTTTTTGGTGAAGAAGAGGCCCAAAGTACTTTGCTAAACACATCATCTAGGGAAGTTGTCTTTCCTGAGCAGGATAGAGTGCCAGTGAGCTTTGATTTCACCCAGTCAGCTTCATCTAATTTGCAACTTTATGAGGCATCTGAGGTCACATCTGCTCCGCCTAAGAATTCAGAGCCGGTACCACAGCTATGTGCGGAGGATTTCCTGGAAATGGATGATCTGATTGGTCCTGAACCTACTGTTTCTGCTGTCAAGAATCCGGTAGAGAGCTTACAGTGTGATGAGTTCGATGGATTGAGTGAGATTGAACTGTTCCATGATGCGGTGATGTTTCTTAATGACATAGGGCCTATTCATCAGGAAATGAGTGTTTTTGGGAATGATATGTTAAACCAGGTGGATCATCAGTTCCAACCTCATTCTGTGATAAGTCAAGCAGATCAGCAGTTGCAGCAAAATTTTGTGGTGAACCAGGTGGATTACCAATTCCAGTCCAATTCAGTGGTAAACCTTCTGGAGCATCAAGTGCAACCAAATTTCATGGTAAACCAGTTGGATTACCAGTTGCAGTGTGGTTCATTTGGCATTGGTCAGACCAGCACTCAACCATGGATGCCACCGcatcaaagtaatatttttactcCAGCAGAATCAGATCAGGGAATTCTGTACCCTGCAACTTCAG GTACTTTACAAGAATTTACGCAACCTCTAGCTGAAGCGAATCAAACGCAAAATGGCCAAGAGGGTGGTGGAGGTGCATCTAgttggttttcttcttctttgtggGCTTTTGTGGAGTCAATACCTACCACTCCCGCTTCGGCGTCAGAGAATCCTTTAGTGAACCGGGCGTTTGAGCGAATGTCTAGCTTTAGCAGAGTAAGATTAAATGCTAGAAATAGCGATGTTGCTGGTCCTGATAGCAGTGTAACAAGAAGGCAAGCAGGTAGTAGTAGAGGATTCTTAATTATATCAATTCTTGGAGTATTATGTGCCGTCTTATGGATGTTAATGGGAAGTGTGAGAGTCCTGGGGAGAAGTATATTCTCCTCGTAA
- the LOC123229743 gene encoding NAC domain-containing protein 17-like isoform X2 has protein sequence MKVNADDVWPPGFRFHPTDEELVVYYLKRKICKRRIKLDIIAETDVYKWDPEELPGQSLLKTGDRQWFFFSPRDRKYPNGARSNRATRLGYWKATGKDRIITCSSRNVGLKKTLVFYRGRAPNGKRTDWVMHEYTLDEEELKRCQNIQDYYALYKVFKKSGPGPKNGEQYGALFREEDWVDDEADVTENVDPDIPTKQPNGEVYPVDSGGANDQAPSVLDDLDEMIRQLAAGDPEPQINYGFELTEVFGEEEAQSTLLNTSSREVVFPEQDRVPVSFDFTQSASSNLQLYEASEVTSAPPKNSEPVPQLCAEDFLEMDDLIGPEPTVSAVKNPVESLQCDEFDGLSEIELFHDAVMFLNDIGPIHQEMSVFGNDMLNQVDHQFQPHSVISQADQQLQQNFVVNQVDYQFQSNSVVNLLEHQVQPNFMVNQLDYQLQCGSFGIGQTSTQPWMPPHQSNIFTPAESDQGILYPATSVAVFLAHPHKALDQMDGLVDMLISPHGKKPCKWNLSQHQELF, from the exons ATGAAAGTGAACGCCGATGACGTTTGGCCTCCCGGCTTCAGGTTTCACCCCACCGATGAAGAGCTGGTTGTGTACTATCTCAAGAGGAAGATCTGTAAGCGGAGGATCAAGCTAGATATCATCGCTGAGACTGATGTTTATAAGTGGGATCCTGAAGAACTTCCTG gGCAATCATTGTTGAAGACAGGGGATAGGCAGTGGTTCTTCTTCAGTCCCAGGGATAGGAAGTACCCTAATGGAGCAAGGTCAAATAGGGCAACTCGACTTGGGTATTGGAAAGCCACCGGAAAGGATCGCATCATAACTTGTAGTTCTCGTAATGTTGGATTGAAGAAAACCCTCGTTTTCTATAGAGGCCGTGCACCAAATGGTAAGCGTACTGACTGGGTGATGCATGAGTATACTTTGGATGAAGAGGAACTCAAGAGGTGCCAGAATATACAG GATTATTATGCACTTTATAAGGTCTTCAAAAAAAGTGGGCCTGGTCCTAAAAATGGTGAGCAATATGGGGCACTATTTAGAGAGGAAGACTGGGTTGATGATGAAGCAGATGTTACTGAAAATGTTGATCCAGACATTCCTACAAAGCAGCCGAATGGAGAAGTTTATCCTGTTGATAGTGGGGGAGCTAATGATCAAGCACCATCTGTATTAGATGATCTTGATGAGATGATAAGACAACTCGCAGCCGGTGATCCTGAACCACAAATCAATTATGGTTTTGAATTAACTGAG GTTTTTGGTGAAGAAGAGGCCCAAAGTACTTTGCTAAACACATCATCTAGGGAAGTTGTCTTTCCTGAGCAGGATAGAGTGCCAGTGAGCTTTGATTTCACCCAGTCAGCTTCATCTAATTTGCAACTTTATGAGGCATCTGAGGTCACATCTGCTCCGCCTAAGAATTCAGAGCCGGTACCACAGCTATGTGCGGAGGATTTCCTGGAAATGGATGATCTGATTGGTCCTGAACCTACTGTTTCTGCTGTCAAGAATCCGGTAGAGAGCTTACAGTGTGATGAGTTCGATGGATTGAGTGAGATTGAACTGTTCCATGATGCGGTGATGTTTCTTAATGACATAGGGCCTATTCATCAGGAAATGAGTGTTTTTGGGAATGATATGTTAAACCAGGTGGATCATCAGTTCCAACCTCATTCTGTGATAAGTCAAGCAGATCAGCAGTTGCAGCAAAATTTTGTGGTGAACCAGGTGGATTACCAATTCCAGTCCAATTCAGTGGTAAACCTTCTGGAGCATCAAGTGCAACCAAATTTCATGGTAAACCAGTTGGATTACCAGTTGCAGTGTGGTTCATTTGGCATTGGTCAGACCAGCACTCAACCATGGATGCCACCGcatcaaagtaatatttttactcCAGCAGAATCAGATCAGGGAATTCTGTACCCTGCAACTTCAG TTGCTGTCTTCTTAGCCCATCCACACAAAGCTCTTGATCAGATGGATGGTTTGGTTGACATGCTAATTAGTCCACATGGCAAAAAGCCTTGTAAATGGAACTTGAGCCAGCATCAAGAGCTCTTCTGA
- the LOC123229788 gene encoding cleavage stimulating factor 64-like isoform X2 — protein sequence MASSQHRCVFVGNIPYDATEEQLIEICREVGPVVSFRLVLDRETGKPKGYGFCEYKDEETALSARRNLHGYEINGRQLRVDFAENDKRADRNREQGRAGPGLAVNTEPQKQIGGPAIHGDSVPQQPIGLHLAITAAAVMTGALGGAQVSIQSNHNGLQNQVASANDPLTLHLAKMSRSQLNDIMSELKSMAIQNKELTRQLLLAKPQLLKALFQAQIMLGMVSPQVMANLQQGPSQPVQPSLQDGQKQAVQLPGLPPLAQKPSMHLQTQLSQHAKNQSLQQTVLPGQPGVRTLSSMHPLVRPQIQVANSSSLSQQLQFHSLENPVQVTAASLGNKNWVNVPNSDIRPPLVSRSPSLDAGFQHGLSTSSGIVQSVSKDADRSGRLTNDATWVHSNNAYSSMPVGVAEKTSMINDSSELIHRPSILLKVDDRSGNAFSMGALNASKTTGSGPSQASGIGFALVNPVVKVDEVKTSDNESSQSQLPPDVDSTLLQQVMSLTPEQLSSLPLEQRQQVIQLQQALSQNQMRPS from the exons ATGGCCTCTTCTCAGCACCGTTGCGTCTTTG TTGGAAACATACCTTATGATGCAACTGAGGAGCAGCTCATAGAAATCTGCAGAGAGGTTGGCCCTGTTGTATCGTTCAG acTAGTTCTTGATAGAGAAACTGGGAAACCAAAAGGCTATGGGTTCTGTGAATATAAAGATGAAGAGACGGCATTAAGTGCTCGTCGTAATCTTCATGGTTATGAAATTAATGGAAGACAATTACGTGTTGATTTTGCTGAAAATGATAAAAGGGCTGACAGAAATCGAGAGCAG GGCCGTGCTGGACCTGGACTGGCTGTGAATACTG aACCTCAGAAACAAATAGGAGGTCCTGCAATTCATGGGGATTCTGTTCCTCAACAGCCGATTGGTCTCCATTTAGCTATAACTGCTGCAGCAGTTATGACAGGAGCTCTAGGTGGTGCTCAGGTTAGTATACAGTCTAATCATAATGGTTTGCAGAATCAGGTGGCATCAGCTAATGATCCATTAACTCTTCATCTGGCGAAAATGTCGAGGAGTCAACTGAATGACATTATGTCTGAGTTGAAG TCAATGGCGATCCAAAACAAGGAACTAACTCGTCAGCTATTGCTTGCAAAACCTCAGTTGCTGAAAGCTCTTTTCCAG GCACAAATAATGCTAGGAATGGTGTCCCCTCAAGTG atgGCAAATCTTCAACAAGGTCCAAGTCAGCCTGTGCAGCCTTCATTACAAGATGGTCAGAAGCAAGCAGTTCAACTCCCTGGGCTACCTCCACTTGCTCAGAAG CCCTCTATGCATCTTCAAACTCAGCTTTCACAACATGCCAAGAACCAATCTCTACAACAAACTGTATTGCCTGGGCAGCCTGGAGTTCGAACACTCTCTTCAATGCACCCTTTAGTTAGACCTCAAATTCAGGTGGCAAATTCCTCTTCCTTGAGCCAGCAACTACAATTTCATTCGCTGGAAAACCCAGTACAGGTTACAGCGGCCAGTTTAGGAAATAAAAATTGGGTAAATGTTCCAAATTCAGACATTCGGCCCCCTCTCGTGTCACGCTCTCCATCACTGGATGCTGGCTTCCAG CATGGCCTCTCAACATCATCTGGCATTGTACAGTCAGTTAGCAAAGATGCTGATAGATCTGGTAGACTTACCAATGATGCAACCTGGGTACACAGTAATAATGCATATTCAAGCATGCCTGTGGGTGTAGCCGAGAAAACAAGCATGATTAATGATTCTTCAGAATTGATACATCGCCCTTCAATATTGCTGAAAGTGGATGATCGAAGTGGCAATGCTTTCTCAATGGGGGCTTTGAATGCATCAAAAACCACTGGCTCTGGGCCATCCCAAGCATCTGGGATTGGTTTTGCACTTGTGAATCCCGTTGTGAAAGTAGATGAGGTGAAAACTTCTGACAATGAAAGTTCTCAG TCACAGCTTCCACCAGATGTCGATTCCACCTTATTGCAGCAAGTAATGAGCTTAACGCCAGAGCAATTGAGTTCCTTGCCACTTGAACAGCGTCAACAAGTCATCCAGCTCCAACAGGCACTCTCACAAAATCAGATGCGGCCATCATAG
- the LOC123229788 gene encoding cleavage stimulating factor 64-like isoform X1 yields the protein MASSQHRCVFVGNIPYDATEEQLIEICREVGPVVSFRLVLDRETGKPKGYGFCEYKDEETALSARRNLHGYEINGRQLRVDFAENDKRADRNREQGRAGPGLAVNTEPQKQIGGPAIHGDSVPQQPIGLHLAITAAAVMTGALGGAQVSIQSNHNGLQNQVASANDPLTLHLAKMSRSQLNDIMSELKQSMAIQNKELTRQLLLAKPQLLKALFQAQIMLGMVSPQVMANLQQGPSQPVQPSLQDGQKQAVQLPGLPPLAQKPSMHLQTQLSQHAKNQSLQQTVLPGQPGVRTLSSMHPLVRPQIQVANSSSLSQQLQFHSLENPVQVTAASLGNKNWVNVPNSDIRPPLVSRSPSLDAGFQHGLSTSSGIVQSVSKDADRSGRLTNDATWVHSNNAYSSMPVGVAEKTSMINDSSELIHRPSILLKVDDRSGNAFSMGALNASKTTGSGPSQASGIGFALVNPVVKVDEVKTSDNESSQSQLPPDVDSTLLQQVMSLTPEQLSSLPLEQRQQVIQLQQALSQNQMRPS from the exons ATGGCCTCTTCTCAGCACCGTTGCGTCTTTG TTGGAAACATACCTTATGATGCAACTGAGGAGCAGCTCATAGAAATCTGCAGAGAGGTTGGCCCTGTTGTATCGTTCAG acTAGTTCTTGATAGAGAAACTGGGAAACCAAAAGGCTATGGGTTCTGTGAATATAAAGATGAAGAGACGGCATTAAGTGCTCGTCGTAATCTTCATGGTTATGAAATTAATGGAAGACAATTACGTGTTGATTTTGCTGAAAATGATAAAAGGGCTGACAGAAATCGAGAGCAG GGCCGTGCTGGACCTGGACTGGCTGTGAATACTG aACCTCAGAAACAAATAGGAGGTCCTGCAATTCATGGGGATTCTGTTCCTCAACAGCCGATTGGTCTCCATTTAGCTATAACTGCTGCAGCAGTTATGACAGGAGCTCTAGGTGGTGCTCAGGTTAGTATACAGTCTAATCATAATGGTTTGCAGAATCAGGTGGCATCAGCTAATGATCCATTAACTCTTCATCTGGCGAAAATGTCGAGGAGTCAACTGAATGACATTATGTCTGAGTTGAAG CAGTCAATGGCGATCCAAAACAAGGAACTAACTCGTCAGCTATTGCTTGCAAAACCTCAGTTGCTGAAAGCTCTTTTCCAG GCACAAATAATGCTAGGAATGGTGTCCCCTCAAGTG atgGCAAATCTTCAACAAGGTCCAAGTCAGCCTGTGCAGCCTTCATTACAAGATGGTCAGAAGCAAGCAGTTCAACTCCCTGGGCTACCTCCACTTGCTCAGAAG CCCTCTATGCATCTTCAAACTCAGCTTTCACAACATGCCAAGAACCAATCTCTACAACAAACTGTATTGCCTGGGCAGCCTGGAGTTCGAACACTCTCTTCAATGCACCCTTTAGTTAGACCTCAAATTCAGGTGGCAAATTCCTCTTCCTTGAGCCAGCAACTACAATTTCATTCGCTGGAAAACCCAGTACAGGTTACAGCGGCCAGTTTAGGAAATAAAAATTGGGTAAATGTTCCAAATTCAGACATTCGGCCCCCTCTCGTGTCACGCTCTCCATCACTGGATGCTGGCTTCCAG CATGGCCTCTCAACATCATCTGGCATTGTACAGTCAGTTAGCAAAGATGCTGATAGATCTGGTAGACTTACCAATGATGCAACCTGGGTACACAGTAATAATGCATATTCAAGCATGCCTGTGGGTGTAGCCGAGAAAACAAGCATGATTAATGATTCTTCAGAATTGATACATCGCCCTTCAATATTGCTGAAAGTGGATGATCGAAGTGGCAATGCTTTCTCAATGGGGGCTTTGAATGCATCAAAAACCACTGGCTCTGGGCCATCCCAAGCATCTGGGATTGGTTTTGCACTTGTGAATCCCGTTGTGAAAGTAGATGAGGTGAAAACTTCTGACAATGAAAGTTCTCAG TCACAGCTTCCACCAGATGTCGATTCCACCTTATTGCAGCAAGTAATGAGCTTAACGCCAGAGCAATTGAGTTCCTTGCCACTTGAACAGCGTCAACAAGTCATCCAGCTCCAACAGGCACTCTCACAAAATCAGATGCGGCCATCATAG
- the LOC123229788 gene encoding cleavage stimulating factor 64-like isoform X3 — MASSQHRCVFVGNIPYDATEEQLIEICREVGPVVSFRLVLDRETGKPKGYGFCEYKDEETALSARRNLHGYEINGRQLRVDFAENDKRADRNREQGRAGPGLAVNTEPQKQIGGPAIHGDSVPQQPIGLHLAITAAAVMTGALGGAQVSIQSNHNGLQNQVASANDPLTLHLAKMSRSQLNDIMSELKQSMAIQNKELTRQLLLAKPQLLKALFQAQIMLGMVSPQVMANLQQGPSQPVQPSLQDGQKQAVQLPGLPPLAQKPSMHLQTQLSQHAKNQSLQQTVLPGQPGVRTLSSMHPLVRPQIQVANSSSLSQQLQFHSLENPVQVTAASLGNKNWVNVPNSDIRPPLVSRSPSLDAGFQHGLSTSSGIVQSVSKDADRSGRLTNDATWVHSNNAYSSMPVGVAEKTSMINDSSELIHRPSILLKVDDRSGNAFSMGALNASKTTGSGPSQASGIGFALVNPVVKVDEVKTSDNESSQS, encoded by the exons ATGGCCTCTTCTCAGCACCGTTGCGTCTTTG TTGGAAACATACCTTATGATGCAACTGAGGAGCAGCTCATAGAAATCTGCAGAGAGGTTGGCCCTGTTGTATCGTTCAG acTAGTTCTTGATAGAGAAACTGGGAAACCAAAAGGCTATGGGTTCTGTGAATATAAAGATGAAGAGACGGCATTAAGTGCTCGTCGTAATCTTCATGGTTATGAAATTAATGGAAGACAATTACGTGTTGATTTTGCTGAAAATGATAAAAGGGCTGACAGAAATCGAGAGCAG GGCCGTGCTGGACCTGGACTGGCTGTGAATACTG aACCTCAGAAACAAATAGGAGGTCCTGCAATTCATGGGGATTCTGTTCCTCAACAGCCGATTGGTCTCCATTTAGCTATAACTGCTGCAGCAGTTATGACAGGAGCTCTAGGTGGTGCTCAGGTTAGTATACAGTCTAATCATAATGGTTTGCAGAATCAGGTGGCATCAGCTAATGATCCATTAACTCTTCATCTGGCGAAAATGTCGAGGAGTCAACTGAATGACATTATGTCTGAGTTGAAG CAGTCAATGGCGATCCAAAACAAGGAACTAACTCGTCAGCTATTGCTTGCAAAACCTCAGTTGCTGAAAGCTCTTTTCCAG GCACAAATAATGCTAGGAATGGTGTCCCCTCAAGTG atgGCAAATCTTCAACAAGGTCCAAGTCAGCCTGTGCAGCCTTCATTACAAGATGGTCAGAAGCAAGCAGTTCAACTCCCTGGGCTACCTCCACTTGCTCAGAAG CCCTCTATGCATCTTCAAACTCAGCTTTCACAACATGCCAAGAACCAATCTCTACAACAAACTGTATTGCCTGGGCAGCCTGGAGTTCGAACACTCTCTTCAATGCACCCTTTAGTTAGACCTCAAATTCAGGTGGCAAATTCCTCTTCCTTGAGCCAGCAACTACAATTTCATTCGCTGGAAAACCCAGTACAGGTTACAGCGGCCAGTTTAGGAAATAAAAATTGGGTAAATGTTCCAAATTCAGACATTCGGCCCCCTCTCGTGTCACGCTCTCCATCACTGGATGCTGGCTTCCAG CATGGCCTCTCAACATCATCTGGCATTGTACAGTCAGTTAGCAAAGATGCTGATAGATCTGGTAGACTTACCAATGATGCAACCTGGGTACACAGTAATAATGCATATTCAAGCATGCCTGTGGGTGTAGCCGAGAAAACAAGCATGATTAATGATTCTTCAGAATTGATACATCGCCCTTCAATATTGCTGAAAGTGGATGATCGAAGTGGCAATGCTTTCTCAATGGGGGCTTTGAATGCATCAAAAACCACTGGCTCTGGGCCATCCCAAGCATCTGGGATTGGTTTTGCACTTGTGAATCCCGTTGTGAAAGTAGATGAGGTGAAAACTTCTGACAATGAAAGTTCTCAG TCCTAA